In a genomic window of Alteromonas gilva:
- a CDS encoding cation diffusion facilitator family transporter, with protein sequence MAHSHSHSSEKIGWAFFLNFGFTIIEFIGGWLTNSTAIMADAVHDLGDTLSIGSAWLLNKLGTKSATKEFTYGYRRLSLLGALINGIVLIVGSAWILYEAVPRLSKPEMPETEGMIVLAILGVLVNGFAAYKLHGGKSLNEKVLNWHLLEDVLGWVAVLIVAIVMQFKDWPVLDPVLSIGFTLFILFNVIRNLVSTVKLFFQASPDNSLLQNVTDRLLELDAVSDLHHLHIWSLDGEHHVATVHVVSQFESKAEYLELKESVSNALQEFELSHTTIEIELTSEECRNAD encoded by the coding sequence ATGGCGCACTCACATTCCCATAGCTCAGAAAAAATTGGCTGGGCCTTTTTCCTTAACTTTGGCTTCACTATCATTGAGTTCATTGGAGGATGGTTAACAAACAGTACCGCTATTATGGCGGATGCCGTGCATGACTTAGGTGACACATTGTCAATTGGCAGTGCGTGGCTTCTGAATAAACTCGGCACTAAAAGCGCGACGAAAGAGTTTACCTATGGCTATCGCCGGCTGAGTTTACTTGGGGCGCTGATAAACGGCATTGTTTTAATCGTTGGTTCCGCCTGGATCCTTTATGAAGCTGTGCCACGCCTGAGTAAGCCGGAGATGCCAGAAACAGAAGGCATGATTGTACTGGCTATTCTTGGCGTATTGGTCAATGGATTCGCCGCTTATAAATTACACGGTGGTAAATCGCTGAATGAAAAAGTTCTGAACTGGCACTTGCTGGAAGACGTTTTAGGTTGGGTAGCGGTACTCATTGTCGCTATTGTTATGCAGTTCAAAGACTGGCCCGTTCTGGATCCTGTCCTTTCTATCGGATTTACGCTTTTCATTTTATTCAATGTTATCCGAAACCTCGTCAGCACCGTGAAGCTGTTTTTTCAAGCGTCACCAGACAACAGTCTTTTACAAAACGTGACTGATAGACTGCTTGAACTTGATGCTGTTAGCGATCTGCATCACCTGCATATCTGGTCACTAGATGGTGAGCACCATGTCGCGACAGTTCACGTCGTTAGTCAGTTTGAGTCGAAAGCTGAATACCTCGAACTAAAAGAAAGTGTATCCAACGCGCTGCAAGAGTTTGAATTATCGCATACTACTATTGAAATTGAGCTAACCAGCGAAGAATGTCGGAATGCTGATTAG